In Spirobacillus cienkowskii, a genomic segment contains:
- a CDS encoding asparagine synthetase B family protein, protein MCGYSGVIYTPTSQFLNQSNFKEYFFSKAASLKHRGSEPMRKMEFSNILLSHFRLSFQDKALNIQPMLSKNKKWAIVFNGEIYNFLKLRQKISVEQGYKFTTKSDTETILEGFLNYGLDIKKYIEGEYSFTILNTDGSEIVAMRDPFGVKPLFLGLEDVDTKMFSIAKESYVFKTKSIHFASEIKGLCTEKSWDREGFLRQFVGLYEPIRTPYRNIIQLPPNSILYAKKQGDFFVVKLQLTKSPIRMTESSGKESENENELYGEFTKTLHKSIENRMLSDVELGVYLSGGVDSKVVAFEALQYYLKKRPKERLKSFTVSFANEEYNESTEALSFAKKLNIIPNIWKINEQNLFYSYKHAVYYSENVQPYTNGAAKWWLSRFTAQHVQGVLTGDGADELLCGYPSFKYANWWKFALSSRPEKNVEDKINASPIGTNWRDNVFQKKFSSLEKDPWLAGSSAEGTGEDFVESLKIWGVAHPLFNQIKTITFAILGQEEGVKWLAEQKESVASWFSFGYENEPDFLSNPDHTLILWQNYFCKTHLPVQVLNWVGDRMEMANTLEGRTPFLSREMGSFIKKIKDNMLVRGFEDKSILRRSYSKKIGQNFTMTPKKQFGSPFLFNDNNLKSYYEQIMTKVNETKLFDSKYVTQLYDFLRNDFSKKKANAYTLTHLNSTFQTLICFSIIDESIIKGNVPTRDIEYEEKVIRNQKAL, encoded by the coding sequence ATGTGCGGATATTCTGGAGTTATTTATACCCCAACAAGCCAATTTTTAAATCAATCTAATTTTAAAGAATATTTTTTTTCTAAAGCCGCTAGCTTAAAACATCGCGGCAGCGAACCTATGAGAAAAATGGAATTCAGCAATATTTTACTTTCTCATTTTAGGTTATCATTTCAAGACAAAGCACTAAATATTCAGCCAATGCTGAGTAAAAATAAAAAGTGGGCCATTGTTTTTAATGGTGAAATTTATAATTTTTTGAAGCTAAGACAAAAAATTTCGGTAGAGCAAGGATATAAATTTACTACGAAAAGCGATACAGAAACAATTCTTGAAGGATTTCTTAACTACGGACTGGACATCAAAAAATATATAGAAGGTGAATATAGTTTTACGATTTTAAATACAGATGGATCTGAAATTGTTGCTATGCGTGATCCATTTGGAGTTAAGCCTCTATTTTTAGGGTTAGAAGATGTTGATACAAAAATGTTTTCTATCGCAAAAGAATCTTATGTATTCAAAACAAAATCAATTCATTTTGCAAGTGAAATAAAAGGATTATGCACCGAAAAATCATGGGATAGAGAGGGATTTTTAAGACAGTTTGTTGGTCTTTACGAACCCATTCGCACACCTTATCGCAATATTATACAACTGCCTCCAAACTCAATTCTTTATGCTAAAAAACAGGGTGACTTTTTCGTTGTTAAATTACAACTCACCAAATCCCCCATAAGAATGACAGAATCTAGTGGAAAAGAATCCGAAAACGAAAATGAATTATATGGTGAATTTACAAAAACTCTGCATAAATCTATAGAAAACAGAATGCTGTCTGATGTTGAACTTGGTGTTTATTTAAGTGGCGGTGTTGATTCTAAGGTTGTTGCATTTGAAGCCTTGCAATATTATCTAAAAAAACGTCCTAAAGAGAGATTAAAGTCTTTTACTGTCAGTTTTGCAAACGAAGAATACAACGAATCCACTGAAGCACTCTCCTTTGCAAAAAAACTCAATATTATTCCAAATATTTGGAAGATCAATGAACAAAATCTTTTCTACTCTTATAAACATGCTGTTTACTATTCTGAAAATGTGCAACCTTACACAAATGGCGCCGCAAAATGGTGGCTCAGTCGCTTTACAGCACAGCATGTTCAGGGAGTCTTAACGGGCGATGGCGCCGATGAATTGCTTTGTGGTTATCCAAGTTTTAAATATGCGAATTGGTGGAAATTTGCTCTAAGTAGTCGCCCAGAAAAAAATGTTGAAGATAAAATCAATGCCTCCCCTATTGGCACAAATTGGCGAGACAATGTGTTTCAAAAAAAATTTTCAAGTCTTGAAAAAGATCCTTGGCTTGCTGGTTCGAGTGCAGAAGGAACAGGCGAAGATTTTGTTGAAAGCTTAAAAATTTGGGGCGTCGCACACCCATTATTTAATCAAATTAAAACAATTACATTTGCAATTTTAGGGCAAGAAGAAGGCGTCAAATGGCTTGCAGAACAAAAAGAATCTGTCGCGTCTTGGTTTTCGTTTGGTTATGAAAACGAACCTGATTTTTTATCCAACCCCGATCACACTTTAATTTTGTGGCAAAATTATTTTTGCAAAACTCATCTTCCTGTGCAAGTTCTTAACTGGGTGGGTGATAGAATGGAAATGGCCAATACCCTAGAAGGACGTACTCCCTTTTTATCACGAGAAATGGGTAGTTTTATCAAAAAAATAAAAGATAATATGCTAGTGAGAGGCTTTGAAGACAAATCTATTTTACGTCGCAGTTATAGTAAAAAAATAGGGCAAAATTTTACAATGACACCAAAAAAACAATTTGGATCGCCATTTTTATTTAACGATAATAATCTAAAATCTTACTATGAGCAAATTATGACAAAAGTTAACGAAACAAAACTTTTTGATAGCAAATATGTCACTCAGCTTTATGATTTTTTAAGAAATGATTTTTCAAAAAAGAAAGCAAACGCTTATACTCTAACCCATTTAAATTCAACTTTTCAAACATTAATTTGCTTTTCAATAATTGATGAAAGCATTATTAAAGGCAATGTTCCTACAAGAGATATAGAATACGAAGAAAAAGTGATCAGAAATCAAAAGGCTCTTTAA